One Anopheles marshallii chromosome 3, idAnoMarsDA_429_01, whole genome shotgun sequence genomic region harbors:
- the LOC128711278 gene encoding translation initiation factor eIF-2B subunit gamma yields the protein MGQQEFQAIVLAAGKGTRLPEILEGRPKCLLPIGPYPMIWYPLQLLQRHGFNEVLVIVQESEKSEIQQRLERLQLKLKLEYYSIPTDSECGTADSLRLVSDKIKSDVVVLSCDSVIQVNLYPLLSKFREKDASIQMLLMEGGKDQDVVMPGPKSKYKAEKDIIGYDKATNKVLFMASASDFEETVKLSGHLLRENPELNISSYLLDAHVYIMKRWVVEYLAVTEALSAVKGELLPHIIKKQMLQPPIVPENDGTSEYSTKPKVDDIFQFAIYTEMDKKIDKASIFNKEEKATSHPIRCYAYFADTNAYGVRVNNVRSFLSCNLKIFEIFPALTGFAERELVSQTSSIKSTQISKCAVGDMTTISEKTSLNQNVIANGCTIQPKTRINNSVLMDGVTIEENVVIDNCIIGEKAVVKSGSTLKNCLIGPHFVVAASTKKESVYLSNADGFMTID from the exons ATGGGGCAACAGGAATTTCAAGCCATTGTGCTGGCCGCGGGAAAAGGTACACGGCTGCCGGAAATATTGGAAGGTCGTCCGAAATGTCTGCTACCGATTGGTCCATATCCCATGATTTGGTATCCTTTGCAGCTGCTTCAACGGCACGGTTTCAACG AGGTTTTGGTGATAGTGCAGGAGTCGGAAAAGTCGGAAATACAGCAGCGTTTGGAACGGTTGCAGTTGAAGCTGAAGCTGGAATACTACTCCATACCGACCGACTCCGAATGCGGTACCGCTGATTCACTGCGACTCGTTTCGGATAA GATAAAATCGGATGTTGTGGTGCTGTCATGCGATTCCGTAATACAGGTGAATCTATATCCACTGCTATCCAAGTTTCGGGAAAAAGACGCATCCATCCAAATGCTACTGATGGAAGGCGGTAAGGATCAGGACGTCGTAATGCCAGGTCCAAAATCAAAATACAAAGCAGAGAAAGATATAATTGGGTATGACAAAGCGACGAACAAGGTTCTTTTCATGGCTTCGGCCAGCGATTTTGAAGAAACCGTTAAACTCTCCGGACATCTGTTGCGAGAAAATCCGGAGCTGAACATTTCGTCCTATTTGCTTGACGCCCATGTTTACATCATGAAGCGATGGGTGGTGGAGTATCTTGCTGTGACCGAGGCGTTATCTGCGGTGAAAGGTGAACTACTGCCACACATAATTAAGAAGCAAATGCTGCAGCCTCCAATCGTCCCGGAAAACGATGGAACATCGGAATACAGCACCAAACCGAAAGTGGACGATATTTTTCAG TTTGCGATCTACACGGAAATGGACAAAAAGATCGATAAAGCTTCAATCTTCAACAAGGAAGAGAAGGCAACTTCCCATCCTATTCGCTGCTATGCGTACTTTGCCGATACGAACGCTTATGGAGTACGAGTGAACAATGTCCGTTCGTTTCTGTCTTGCAATTTGAAG atTTTTGAGATCTTTCCGGCATTGACGGGATTTGCAGAACGAGAACTGGTGTCACAGACGAGTTCCATCAAATCTACTCAGATATCAAAATGTGCCGTTGGTGACATGACGACCATTAGTGAAAAAACGTCACTCAATCAGAATGTGATTGCGAACGGTTGCACGATTCAACCGAAGACACGTATTAACAATAGCGTACTTATGGATGGCGTAACAATAGAAGAGAa tGTTGTAATTGATAACTGCATAATTGGAGAAAAAGCGGTAGTTAAGAGTGGGTCGACTTTAAAGAATTGTCTCATCGGGCCACACTTTGTTGTAGCGGCTAGTACGAAGAAGGAGAGTGTCTATCTCTCGAATGCGGACGGCTTCATGACGATCGATTAA
- the LOC128713024 gene encoding uridine-cytidine kinase-like 1 translates to MENISVNLNAPPSSASSDSDASEPKECETLDLNVGVHSSDSGYEVETQPDCCPASPATVPSKTTRSNSFGSQLRSPKPRRQRTTSVNQNTINSNEAIIRSNNRTIYTAGRPPWYNCAGQQVEPFVIGICGGSASGKTTVAQKIIESLDVPWVTLLSMDCFYKILNDKQHEQANRNEYNFDHPDAFDLDLMKDVLQRLKEGRKVEVPVYNFVTHSREIHTKTMYGANVIIFEGILTFHSKEILKMLDMKIFVDTDADIRLGRRLKRDIMQRGRDLEGVLKQYSTMVKPAYSCYIAPTMAHADIIVPRGSSNIVAIQLIVQHVHTQLQLRGFKLREALAHSYIGQPMPDSLKLLPTTPQIKGLHTFIRNANTARDEFIFYSKRLIRLVLEYALSLLPFRGVEVETPQNMPYKGKRMACQKICGVSILRAGETMEQAVSDVCKHIRIGKILIQTNQLTGEPELYYLRLPKDIKDYRVVLMDATVATGAAAIMAIRVLLDHDVPEENIMLVSLLMAEIGVHSIAYAFPKVQIVTSALDPEINEKFYVIPGIGNFGDRYFGTEPTEPSSLYE, encoded by the exons ATGGAAAATATATCGGTAAATCTGAATGCACCCCCAAGTTCAGCATCGTCGGATAG CGACGCAAGTGAACCGAAGGAGTGCGAAACGCTAGATCTCAACGTTGGAGTCCATTCGAGCGACAGTGGCTATGAAGTGGAAACACAACCGGACTGCTGCCCGGCCTCGCCGGCCACGGTACCGTCGAAAACGACACGTTCGAACTCGTTCGGATCGCAGCTTCGCTCACCGAAACCCCGGCGCCAGCGAACAACGTCGGTGAATCAGAACACCATCAACTCGAATGAGGCGATAATTCGGTCCAACAATCGCACAATCTACACAGCCGGTCGTCCACCGTGGTACAATTGTGCTGGGCAGCAGGTGGAACCGTTCGTGATAG GTATCTGCGGCGGTAGCGCGTCGGGTAAAACAACCGTTGCACAGAAGATCATCGAAAGCTTGGACGTGCCGTGGGTAACGCTACTATCCATGGATTGTTTCTACAAAATACTGAACGACAAACAGCACGAACAGGCGAATCGGAACGAGTACAACTTTGATCATCCGGACGCATTTGATCTGGACTTGATGAAAGATGTGCTACAGCGGCTCAAGGAGGGCCGGAAGGTCGAAGTGCCGGTGTACAATTTTGTTACCCATTCGAGAGAAATACACACG AAAACAATGTACGGTGCGAATGTAATCATTTTCGAAGGCATCCTAACGTTCCATAGCAAGGAAATCCTTAAGATGCTGGACATGAAAATTTTCGTCGATACAGATGCGGACATTCGACTGGGGCGACGACTTAAGCGAGATATCATGCAGCGTGGCCGTGATTTGGAGGGTGTGCTGAAACAATATTCTACCATGGTGAAACCTGCGTATAGTTGCTACATCGCCCCTACCATGGCACACGCCGACATCATAGTGCCACGCGGATCGAGTAACATTGTTGCCATTCAGCTAATTGTGCAACACGTGCACACTCAGTTGCAGTTA CGAGGATTCAAGCTGCGGGAAGCATTAGCGCATTCCTATATTGGACAACCGATGCCGGATTCGCTCAAGTTGCTTCCAACCACGCCGCAGATTAAAGGTCTCCACACGTTCATACGAAATGCCAACACAGCGCGTGATGAGTTCATTTTCTACTCGAAGCGTTTGATTCGTCTAGTGCTGGAGTATGCGCTGAGTCTTTTACCTTTCCGAGGGGTGGAGGTGGAAACGCCTCAGAATATGCCGTACAAGGGCAAACGTATGGCGTGTCAGAAAATCTGTGGCGTATCAATTTTGCGCGCAGGAGAAACTATGGAGCAAGCAGTAAGCGATGTGTGCAAGCACATTCGCATTGGAAAGATTCTAATTCAAACGAATCAGCTTACGGGAGAACCAGAG CTTTACTATCTGCGTCTACCGAAGGACATAAAAGACTATCGGGTAGTGTTGATGGATGCGACAGTTGCGACAGGGGCTGCAG CTATAATGGCCATTCGGGTGCTGCTAGATCACGATGTACCCGAGGAGAACATTATGCTCGTGTCTTTGCTGATGGCAGAAATCGGCGTCCATTCAATAGCGTATGCGTTTCCCAAAGTGCAGATAGTAACGTCTGCGCTTGATCCGGAGATAAACGAGAAGTTTTACGTCATACCCGGTATTGGCAATTTCGGTGATCGTTATTTTGGCACCGAGCCAACCGAACCGTCATCGCTATATGAATAG